The following are encoded together in the Oncorhynchus kisutch isolate 150728-3 linkage group LG8, Okis_V2, whole genome shotgun sequence genome:
- the LOC109895252 gene encoding uncharacterized protein LOC109895252 isoform X1 translates to MSCDRELLAVKLSLEDWRHLLVPWRPPFVILTDHRNLEYIRTARRLNPCCSSRFDFTPTYRPSSKDTKADALSRLYDSGERVLYRVHPFSLVVALVVWDVDADIRQALEKEPAPTNCPAERIYVPTDKELTADLGTHLSSLDIQVAEALFWHYGLLQDIVTARGPEFTSRVWGALRETLGVMVSLTSWYRLQTNGQIAAEPGAQEFPEQSLSGPAGVFCVFSQPWLRGPRARPMLLRLSGFGVQKCGVTLTPVSFPPDIEGSLTYAVRALLDSRCRGGQLQYLVDWEGYVGFQWRTFKIPTSAVISTFAVQTDLLLRVVSLVGVVLQQELRVRGGITVTSTAPPALPEY, encoded by the exons ATGTCGTGTGATCGGGAGCTCCTGGCGGTAAAGTTGTCATTAGAGGATTGGAGACACCTGCTGGTTCCTTGGCGCCCTCCATTCGTCATTCTCACTGACCATCGGAACCTGGAGTACATACGGACAGCGAGGAGGTTGAATCCGTGCTGTTCTTCAAGGTTTGACTTCACGCCAACTTATCGCCCAAGTTCAAAGGACACCAAGGCTGATGCCCTGTCCCGGCTCTACGATTCGGGGGAGAGGGTCCTATACAGAGTGCACCCATTCTCCCTAGTCGTAGCTCTTGTGGTTTGGGACGTAGATGCAGACATCCGCCAGGCATTGGAGAAGGAGCCCGCACCCACTAACTGTCCTGCTGAACGCATCTACGTTCCCACTGATAAGGAATTgactgctgacctgggcacacatcTGTCGTCGCTGGACATCCAG GTTGCTGAGGCACTCTTCTGGCATTATGGCCTTCTGCAGGACATCGTCACTGCCCGTGGCCCTGAATTCACATCACGAGTATGGGGGGCCTTGAGGGAGACGCTCGGGGTCATGGTCAGCCTCACGTCCTGGTACCGGCTTCAGACAAATGGGCAGATAGCGGCTGAACCAGGAGCTCAGGAGTTTCCTGAACAGTCACTGTCAGGACCGGCAGG tgtgttttgtgttttcagcCAGCCCTGGCTCCGTGGACCCAGAGCCAGACCAATGCTCCTGCGGTTGAGTGGTTTTGGCGTGCAGAAGTGTGGCGTGACGCTCAC GCCGGTCTCTTTCCCCCCAGACATCGAGGGGAGTCTGACATATGCTGTCAGAGCCCTACTGGACTCCCGGTGTCGTGGGGGTCagctccagtacctggtggactgggaggggtatgtaGGGTTCCAGTGGAGGACTTTCAAGATCCCAACATCAGCCGTGATTTCCACTTTCGCTGTCCAGACCGATCTGCTCCTCAGGGTCGTCTCTTTGGTCGGAGTCGTCCTGCAGCAGGAgctgcgcgtcaggggggggaTTACTGTCACGTCTACTGCTCCTCCGGCGTTGCCGGAATACTAA
- the LOC109895252 gene encoding uncharacterized protein LOC109895252 isoform X2 translates to MSCDRELLAVKLSLEDWRHLLVPWRPPFVILTDHRNLEYIRTARRLNPCCSSRFDFTPTYRPSSKDTKADALSRLYDSGERVLYRVHPFSLVVALVVWDVDADIRQALEKEPAPTNCPAERIYVPTDKELTADLGTHLSSLDIQVAEALFWHYGLLQDIVTARGPEFTSRVWGALRETLGVMVSLTSWYRLQTNGQIAAEPGAQEFPEQSLSGPAGPVSFPPDIEGSLTYAVRALLDSRCRGGQLQYLVDWEGYVGFQWRTFKIPTSAVISTFAVQTDLLLRVVSLVGVVLQQELRVRGGITVTSTAPPALPEY, encoded by the exons ATGTCGTGTGATCGGGAGCTCCTGGCGGTAAAGTTGTCATTAGAGGATTGGAGACACCTGCTGGTTCCTTGGCGCCCTCCATTCGTCATTCTCACTGACCATCGGAACCTGGAGTACATACGGACAGCGAGGAGGTTGAATCCGTGCTGTTCTTCAAGGTTTGACTTCACGCCAACTTATCGCCCAAGTTCAAAGGACACCAAGGCTGATGCCCTGTCCCGGCTCTACGATTCGGGGGAGAGGGTCCTATACAGAGTGCACCCATTCTCCCTAGTCGTAGCTCTTGTGGTTTGGGACGTAGATGCAGACATCCGCCAGGCATTGGAGAAGGAGCCCGCACCCACTAACTGTCCTGCTGAACGCATCTACGTTCCCACTGATAAGGAATTgactgctgacctgggcacacatcTGTCGTCGCTGGACATCCAG GTTGCTGAGGCACTCTTCTGGCATTATGGCCTTCTGCAGGACATCGTCACTGCCCGTGGCCCTGAATTCACATCACGAGTATGGGGGGCCTTGAGGGAGACGCTCGGGGTCATGGTCAGCCTCACGTCCTGGTACCGGCTTCAGACAAATGGGCAGATAGCGGCTGAACCAGGAGCTCAGGAGTTTCCTGAACAGTCACTGTCAGGACCGGCAGG GCCGGTCTCTTTCCCCCCAGACATCGAGGGGAGTCTGACATATGCTGTCAGAGCCCTACTGGACTCCCGGTGTCGTGGGGGTCagctccagtacctggtggactgggaggggtatgtaGGGTTCCAGTGGAGGACTTTCAAGATCCCAACATCAGCCGTGATTTCCACTTTCGCTGTCCAGACCGATCTGCTCCTCAGGGTCGTCTCTTTGGTCGGAGTCGTCCTGCAGCAGGAgctgcgcgtcaggggggggaTTACTGTCACGTCTACTGCTCCTCCGGCGTTGCCGGAATACTAA